One segment of Setaria viridis chromosome 4, Setaria_viridis_v4.0, whole genome shotgun sequence DNA contains the following:
- the LOC140222429 gene encoding uncharacterized protein translates to MLCWERMVDVWLEPGWLENHLACRQRRLQMPTAPHHQGSLSLDEYREKWSASHDGRPCSQLKAWVLSKKGKATADIDFNPDDPFEAYSHPSIHSRVSEYTKMAREVHGPDFDPSSEDIDGEIVMRVGGGKKHGQYWIGDGVIDTASTPTLSQIRARSTDSSPAIRPRPTAAQFQMEALQAQVEEARKKQEEMAAQMEEMRRRMEEENRIRMEQMFQYMQNFASSMGQSLPPPPPMMFPPPHPPTTTPVSHLTHCA, encoded by the exons atgctatgctgggagaggatggtcgatgtgtggttggagcccgggtggttggagaaccaccttgcttgccggcagcggcgtttgcagatgccgactgcaccacaccatcaaggcagcctaagccttgatgaatatagagaaaaatgg tcggcgtcacatgatggccgaccttgctcccagctcaaggcatgggtcctctccaaaaagggcaaggcgacggccgatatagatttcaacccagacgacccgttcgaggcgtacagccaccctagcatacacagccgcgtcagcgagtatacaaagatggctagggaggttcacgggccagacttcgatccgagctccgaggacattgatggagaaatcgtgatgagggtgggaggaggcaagaagcatggccaatattggattggcgacggcgtcatcgacacggcctctactcccactctctcccagatccgagctaggagcacggactcgagcccggcgatacggccacgacccaccgctgcacagttccagatggaggctctacag gcccaggtggaagaagcaaggaagaaacaagaggagatggcggcgcagatggaggaaatgcggcggaggatggaggaggaaaaccggattaggatggagcagatgttccagtacatgcagaactttgcttcgagcatgggacagtctttgcctccgccaccgccgatgatgttccctccgcctcatccacccacgactactcctgtgagtcacttgacacattgtgcttaa